The uncultured Ilyobacter sp. genome has a segment encoding these proteins:
- a CDS encoding alcohol dehydrogenase family protein encodes MKKEVKNVDRFDIGDCKVTMKAVVTTGNGGYEKLDYRDVPIPKLEANEVLIQVLAAGVNNTEINTRLGWYSSKVTTSTNELGTVNEEKEEVAETGDGGWNEATPFPFIQGTDCCGRVVAVASKEDKKLMNSRVLVRACMRSIGWDSLENIWMASDFDGAFAQFVKVPASEVFPVDCDWSDAELGTIPCAYGTAENMINRANVSKGDHVLIAGASGGVGSAAVQLSKRRGAIVTAIAGESKLEKIKAIGTDNVISRNKDIVDYLGEKSVDVVVDNVAGASFGKMIKVLKRGGKFVSSGAIAGPLVELDMRDFYLKDLTLIGCTAWDEPVFPNLISYIEKGEIRPILAKTFSLENIVEAQIEFSEKKHVGKFVLIPPKIKNIEKFLSEED; translated from the coding sequence ATGAAAAAAGAAGTTAAAAATGTTGATCGATTTGATATCGGTGATTGTAAAGTAACAATGAAGGCAGTTGTCACAACAGGAAACGGAGGTTATGAAAAATTAGACTATAGAGATGTTCCTATCCCCAAGCTTGAGGCAAATGAAGTTCTTATCCAGGTTCTTGCGGCAGGTGTTAATAATACAGAAATTAATACCCGTCTCGGATGGTATTCTTCAAAAGTTACAACAAGTACGAATGAGCTTGGAACTGTTAATGAGGAAAAAGAAGAAGTAGCAGAAACTGGAGATGGAGGCTGGAATGAGGCGACACCATTTCCCTTTATTCAAGGAACAGACTGTTGCGGTCGGGTAGTTGCAGTTGCCTCAAAAGAAGACAAAAAACTTATGAACTCAAGGGTATTAGTCCGTGCATGTATGCGTAGTATAGGCTGGGATTCATTGGAAAATATTTGGATGGCTTCTGATTTTGACGGTGCATTTGCACAGTTTGTAAAAGTACCTGCGAGTGAAGTTTTTCCTGTGGACTGTGATTGGAGCGATGCGGAATTGGGGACTATCCCCTGTGCCTACGGTACTGCTGAAAATATGATCAATCGTGCAAATGTATCAAAAGGTGATCATGTATTAATAGCTGGGGCATCAGGTGGTGTCGGATCTGCAGCTGTTCAGCTGTCCAAGAGGCGTGGCGCTATCGTAACAGCTATAGCAGGGGAATCAAAGCTTGAAAAAATAAAAGCAATAGGAACAGATAATGTAATCTCACGTAATAAAGATATTGTAGATTATTTGGGAGAAAAATCCGTAGATGTAGTCGTGGATAATGTAGCAGGAGCTTCATTTGGGAAAATGATAAAAGTATTGAAAAGAGGAGGGAAGTTTGTATCTTCAGGAGCTATTGCTGGACCGCTAGTGGAACTTGATATGCGTGATTTTTATTTGAAAGATTTAACTCTTATAGGTTGTACTGCTTGGGACGAGCCCGTTTTTCCAAATCTCATATCATATATTGAAAAAGGTGAAATTAGACCTATTTTAGCAAAAACCTTTTCTCTAGAAAATATTGTCGAAGCGCAGATTGAATTTTCTGAAAAAAAACATGTGGGTAAATTTGTTTTAATTCCTCCTAAAATAAAAAATATTGAAAAATTTCTGTCGGAGGAGGATTAA
- a CDS encoding pseudouridine synthase, translated as MRLEKYLVNCGVGSRKDIKKIVEEGRVKINGLVTLNFGLWIEEDRDDITLDNRHLEFKTLRYYILYKTKGYITAVKDDRHPTIMELLPGWLETKDLFPVGRLDKDTEGLLLFTNDGDTNYKMTHPDKKISKKYYVELDKPISEGDIKDLEKGIDIGTHICLPAKVQYIEQNKILLTIQEGKYHQVKKMVGAIKNKVSYLKRVKFGNLTLEDMKPGELREIFLKDIIL; from the coding sequence TTGAGATTAGAAAAATATTTAGTTAACTGCGGCGTAGGGAGCAGAAAAGATATAAAAAAAATAGTCGAAGAAGGAAGGGTTAAAATCAATGGCCTAGTCACCTTAAATTTCGGCCTTTGGATCGAAGAGGATAGAGATGATATCACCCTCGACAACAGACATCTTGAATTCAAAACTCTGAGATATTACATTCTGTATAAAACCAAAGGTTATATTACTGCTGTAAAAGATGATCGCCATCCAACTATTATGGAACTTTTACCAGGTTGGTTAGAGACAAAAGATCTATTTCCCGTAGGACGATTGGACAAAGATACAGAAGGACTTCTCCTTTTTACAAATGACGGGGACACAAATTATAAAATGACTCACCCTGACAAAAAAATCTCAAAAAAATATTATGTGGAGCTCGACAAACCCATCTCCGAAGGAGATATTAAAGACCTGGAAAAGGGCATTGATATAGGGACGCATATATGTCTTCCTGCAAAAGTTCAATATATAGAACAGAATAAAATACTCCTTACTATTCAAGAGGGAAAATATCATCAAGTAAAAAAAATGGTAGGGGCCATAAAAAATAAAGTTTCTTACTTAAAAAGAGTAAAATTTGGAAATCTTACCCTTGAAGACATGAAACCCGGGGAGTTAAGAGAGATATTTTTAAAGGATATAATTTTATAG
- a CDS encoding TldD/PmbA family protein, with amino-acid sequence MLDKILIEDILAQALSTGGDFAEVFIEEKFNTGLFMIDGSIEKSLSGKDFGVGIRIFKELFSVYAYTNEVTRESLMETSRRAAEAIKGTNSDITINLIKQDIENRHKIILPPDKVGKDRKVEIMKRAHRAASSYDDSISQVKISYSDSVQNVMIANSEGLWAEDTRTRSRIGIESVASKDNDMQTGSYRPGALKGFEFFEDINVEECGIEASRIAKTMLNAKYCPSGKFPVIIDNEFGGVIFHEACGHGLEATSVAKGNSVFAGKLGQKVASDLVSAVDDGTLENEWGSSNIDDEGTPTKRNLLIENGILKGYMIDKLNGRRMNMESTGSARRESYKFAPTSRMTNTFILAGKSKLNEMISNTEKGIYARRMGGGSVNPATGDFNFSVMEGYLIENGKITEPVRGATLIGNGPEVLNKIDMVGDNLAHGQGMCGSVSGSIPANVGQPAIRTWCTVGGR; translated from the coding sequence ATGTTAGATAAAATTTTGATAGAGGATATTCTGGCCCAGGCTTTATCTACTGGCGGGGATTTTGCTGAGGTATTTATAGAAGAAAAATTTAATACTGGATTATTTATGATTGACGGCAGCATAGAAAAATCTCTTTCAGGTAAAGATTTTGGAGTAGGTATAAGAATATTCAAGGAACTTTTTTCTGTATATGCCTATACAAATGAAGTTACGAGAGAGTCACTTATGGAAACCTCTAGAAGAGCTGCAGAAGCTATAAAGGGTACTAACAGTGACATAACCATCAATCTAATTAAACAGGATATAGAAAACAGGCACAAAATAATACTGCCTCCTGATAAAGTTGGAAAAGACAGAAAAGTAGAGATTATGAAAAGGGCTCATAGAGCCGCATCTTCATATGATGATTCCATATCCCAGGTGAAGATAAGCTACTCTGATTCTGTACAGAATGTTATGATCGCCAATTCAGAAGGCTTGTGGGCTGAAGACACCAGGACAAGATCTAGAATTGGTATAGAAAGTGTAGCCTCAAAAGATAATGATATGCAGACTGGTTCATACAGGCCGGGAGCCCTAAAGGGATTTGAATTTTTTGAGGACATAAATGTAGAAGAGTGCGGTATAGAGGCTTCTAGGATTGCAAAGACGATGTTAAATGCCAAGTACTGCCCCAGCGGAAAGTTTCCGGTAATAATCGACAATGAATTTGGAGGTGTCATTTTCCATGAAGCCTGTGGACACGGTCTTGAAGCCACTAGTGTCGCAAAGGGAAACTCTGTATTTGCAGGTAAACTAGGACAAAAAGTTGCCTCTGATCTGGTGAGTGCAGTTGATGACGGGACTTTAGAAAATGAATGGGGTTCGTCTAATATAGATGATGAAGGAACTCCTACAAAAAGAAATCTTCTTATAGAAAATGGAATTTTAAAAGGATACATGATTGATAAGTTGAACGGAAGAAGAATGAACATGGAAAGTACTGGAAGTGCAAGAAGAGAATCTTATAAATTTGCTCCTACATCAAGAATGACCAATACTTTTATTTTGGCAGGAAAATCAAAGTTGAATGAAATGATTTCAAATACAGAAAAGGGCATCTATGCAAGGAGAATGGGAGGAGGCTCTGTAAACCCAGCAACAGGTGATTTCAATTTTTCTGTGATGGAAGGATACCTGATCGAGAACGGTAAAATAACTGAGCCTGTAAGGGGAGCTACCCTTATCGGAAACGGGCCTGAAGTTCTAAATAAGATAGATATGGTTGGAGACAACCTGGCTCATGGGCAAGGAATGTGCGGATCTGTCTCAGGGAGTATCCCTGCCAATGTAGGACAACCTGCTATTCGAACGTGGTGTACAGTTGGGGGGAGATAA
- a CDS encoding P-II family nitrogen regulator → MKRIQAIIRPNRLEVLKKALVDNGIGGMTVTEVRGFGRQKGKIEIFRGVEYKTDFIKKLKIEILCKEENLEKIVKVIMESVREGEPGDGKIFIFPNEEVIRISTKEKGKKAI, encoded by the coding sequence ATGAAAAGGATCCAAGCAATTATAAGACCAAACAGACTTGAAGTTTTAAAGAAGGCGTTGGTTGATAATGGTATCGGTGGAATGACTGTAACTGAAGTACGTGGATTTGGAAGGCAAAAAGGAAAAATTGAAATTTTCAGGGGGGTAGAATACAAGACAGACTTTATAAAGAAACTTAAAATTGAAATTTTATGTAAAGAGGAAAACTTAGAAAAAATAGTAAAGGTCATAATGGAAAGTGTAAGAGAGGGAGAGCCTGGAGATGGAAAAATCTTTATCTTCCCAAATGAGGAAGTAATAAGAATAAGCACCAAAGAAAAAGGTAAAAAAGCTATTTAA
- a CDS encoding ammonium transporter: MKKMKWKAMFLCLMLTMGLSVFAEGGAEEVQNNLNWTWTLIAAAMVFFMQAGFAMVEAGFTRAKNAGNIIMKNVMDFSMGILAFWAVGFAFMFGKGNLLGTTNFFGTGLADWDWTFFIFQGVFAATAATIVSGAMAERTKFGSYLVSSFLITAFIYPIFGHWAWGSLFGQSTGWLENMGFIDFAGSTVVHSVGGWAALAAAIVLGPRIGKFKGKEISAIPGHSIPLASLGVFILWFGWFGFNCGSTTTGTSEIGLIATNTSLAAAAGSISALIISQMIFKKADIGMTLNGSLAGLVGITAGCANVDPWASVIIGLIAGVLVVLSVLFIDKMHIDDPVGAVSVHGVNGAWGTLAAGIFNAEKLFDPKIIGVQAIGIVAAFVVAFVGGLIIFNVVKAVMGLRVSAKEEIEGLDIGEHGYSAYPEFPSHTEVSLFK, encoded by the coding sequence ATGAAAAAGATGAAATGGAAAGCGATGTTTTTGTGTCTGATGCTGACGATGGGTCTTAGTGTGTTTGCAGAGGGTGGGGCAGAAGAGGTACAGAATAACCTTAACTGGACATGGACGTTGATTGCTGCCGCTATGGTATTCTTTATGCAAGCTGGATTTGCAATGGTAGAAGCTGGATTTACAAGAGCAAAAAATGCAGGAAACATCATAATGAAAAACGTAATGGACTTTTCCATGGGTATTTTGGCATTCTGGGCTGTTGGTTTCGCCTTTATGTTTGGTAAGGGAAACCTTTTAGGAACTACAAACTTTTTTGGAACTGGACTTGCTGACTGGGACTGGACATTCTTTATTTTCCAAGGTGTATTTGCCGCTACAGCTGCAACAATAGTTTCTGGAGCCATGGCAGAAAGAACAAAATTTGGTTCTTACCTTGTATCTAGTTTTTTAATAACTGCCTTTATTTATCCGATCTTTGGTCACTGGGCATGGGGAAGTCTTTTCGGGCAATCAACTGGATGGCTTGAAAATATGGGATTCATCGATTTTGCTGGATCTACTGTAGTTCACTCTGTTGGTGGATGGGCTGCCCTTGCTGCTGCCATTGTTTTAGGACCAAGAATCGGTAAGTTCAAAGGTAAAGAGATTTCAGCTATACCAGGTCACTCGATACCTTTAGCTTCTTTAGGTGTATTTATTCTCTGGTTTGGTTGGTTCGGATTTAACTGTGGAAGTACTACAACAGGTACATCTGAAATAGGTCTTATAGCTACTAACACATCTTTAGCTGCTGCTGCTGGATCTATATCTGCCTTAATTATATCTCAGATGATCTTCAAAAAAGCTGATATTGGTATGACACTTAATGGTTCTCTGGCTGGGCTTGTAGGTATCACTGCTGGATGTGCAAATGTAGATCCTTGGGCATCTGTGATAATAGGATTGATAGCAGGAGTACTTGTTGTTCTATCTGTATTATTTATTGATAAGATGCATATTGATGATCCAGTTGGAGCCGTATCAGTACACGGTGTCAATGGAGCTTGGGGAACTCTTGCAGCTGGAATTTTCAATGCTGAAAAATTATTTGATCCAAAAATTATAGGAGTACAGGCAATCGGTATCGTAGCGGCTTTCGTAGTAGCCTTTGTTGGAGGTCTAATCATATTTAATGTAGTAAAAGCTGTTATGGGACTACGTGTGTCAGCAAAAGAAGAGATAGAAGGTCTAGATATAGGAGAGCACGGTTACTCAGCTTATCCTGAGTTCCCTTCTCACACAGAAGTATCACTATTCAAGTAA
- a CDS encoding P-II family nitrogen regulator: MKMIVAIIRPIGINALKEALCAANIKGMTISEVRGFGRQLGKKEIFRGVEYLVEYVPNLQVEILVKDSDVERVVDIILKATKTGETGDGKIFIHPVDDVVRIRTGERGEGAI, encoded by the coding sequence ATGAAGATGATCGTTGCTATAATTAGACCTATAGGCATTAATGCTTTGAAAGAAGCCTTATGTGCCGCTAATATAAAGGGTATGACCATTAGTGAAGTAAGAGGTTTTGGTAGACAGCTTGGGAAGAAAGAGATTTTCAGGGGTGTAGAGTATTTAGTGGAATATGTACCAAATCTCCAAGTTGAAATTCTTGTAAAAGACAGTGATGTGGAAAGAGTAGTGGATATAATTTTAAAAGCTACTAAAACAGGAGAAACTGGTGATGGTAAAATCTTTATCCATCCTGTTGACGACGTAGTGAGAATTAGAACTGGTGAAAGAGGAGAAGGGGCTATCTAA
- a CDS encoding SDR family oxidoreductase, whose amino-acid sequence MKNALITGATSGIGAAFARKLGKEGYNLYITGRREEIIEKLAQEIREKHNVAVEVIIADFTIPSEVDFLLEKIVSVDIEFLVNNVGFGHEKRFLDDTYENQRKMIEAHIESFSKITHLVARKMKNMKKGQIINVSSLAAFTPASFNHLYSSTKSFVITFSEALYIELLPLGINIQALCPGFTKSDFHRSLDIKEKTFKNRGLVRWMSSEEVVRLSLKAIGKTGGIYIPGLSNKILYTIIKLLPRKLYYIMARHMEM is encoded by the coding sequence ATGAAAAATGCATTGATAACAGGAGCTACAAGCGGTATAGGGGCTGCCTTTGCAAGGAAACTTGGGAAAGAGGGTTATAATCTCTATATCACAGGAAGACGGGAAGAAATAATCGAAAAATTGGCACAGGAAATCCGTGAAAAACATAATGTAGCTGTAGAAGTTATAATAGCTGATTTCACTATCCCATCAGAAGTTGATTTTCTCTTGGAAAAAATAGTATCAGTGGATATCGAATTTCTTGTGAACAACGTGGGTTTTGGTCATGAAAAAAGATTTTTAGACGACACCTATGAAAATCAGCGTAAAATGATAGAGGCACACATAGAATCTTTTTCTAAAATTACCCACCTGGTAGCAAGAAAGATGAAGAATATGAAAAAAGGTCAGATTATAAATGTCTCCTCACTGGCTGCATTTACACCTGCCTCATTCAATCATCTCTACAGCTCTACAAAATCATTTGTGATAACTTTTTCAGAGGCCCTTTATATAGAACTTCTTCCCTTGGGGATAAATATCCAGGCTCTATGTCCAGGATTTACAAAGAGTGATTTTCATAGGTCACTGGATATAAAAGAGAAAACCTTTAAAAACAGGGGCCTTGTGAGATGGATGAGTTCAGAAGAGGTAGTGAGACTGTCCCTAAAAGCTATCGGTAAAACAGGGGGCATATATATTCCCGGATTATCAAATAAAATCCTCTATACAATAATAAAACTCCTTCCTAGAAAACTCTATTATATAATGGCAAGACATATGGAAATGTAA
- the yqeC gene encoding selenium cofactor biosynthesis protein YqeC, translating to MVLVNMFGLNGGDIISIMGAGGKTTFLFRLADELREMGKKVLVTTTTRVYMPPKDCYDEICLDIKELPDKSRKLKKGVMVAGSGVSSENKLLALDQETINKVRTLYDYILIEADGSRRKPLKGWRENEPVVIDETTKTIAVVDIRGVGLTANPYTIHNFELFKELTGIEDGEAVTSHHVRKMITGEKGLLQKGIGQEIVYFNKVEDDKDIENLKEVAKGIKKKIIYGSLKYQFYHEFIKN from the coding sequence ATGGTGCTTGTAAATATGTTTGGACTAAATGGAGGGGATATAATATCAATTATGGGGGCTGGTGGAAAAACCACCTTTCTTTTCAGGCTTGCCGATGAGCTGAGAGAGATGGGGAAAAAAGTACTCGTCACAACTACAACCAGGGTATATATGCCTCCAAAAGACTGCTATGACGAGATCTGTCTTGATATAAAAGAGCTTCCAGATAAAAGCAGAAAACTGAAAAAAGGAGTCATGGTGGCGGGAAGTGGGGTTAGCTCAGAAAACAAGCTTCTGGCTCTAGATCAAGAAACCATAAATAAAGTAAGAACTCTTTATGACTATATTTTAATAGAGGCCGACGGCTCAAGGAGAAAACCCCTTAAGGGATGGAGAGAAAATGAACCTGTGGTTATTGACGAGACTACCAAAACCATAGCAGTTGTGGATATAAGAGGAGTAGGACTCACTGCCAACCCTTATACAATCCACAATTTTGAATTATTCAAAGAATTGACCGGTATAGAGGATGGTGAGGCAGTTACTTCCCATCATGTGAGAAAGATGATTACCGGGGAAAAGGGCCTTTTGCAGAAGGGCATAGGACAAGAGATTGTTTATTTTAATAAGGTGGAAGACGATAAGGATATAGAAAACTTAAAAGAGGTAGCAAAGGGGATAAAAAAGAAAATCATATATGGAAGCCTGAAATACCAGTTTTATCATGAATTTATAAAAAATTAA
- a CDS encoding DASS family sodium-coupled anion symporter, with product MENRFKIDRRPIPLLFLIEYRNAFMLLTILGTFFYYINRDIPVNELPLPGYRAMIIFFLAVTLWTLNIIPVVITSLLIMGLLSVYNVLDSKTIYSFFGNSSVFFILGSFIISAGVKVSGLSKRIAFAVLSRYGNTPFKLVISIFLLSATMSHIMPEHAVAALMLPIVGDINKSFDKKTIFNQYMYFSIFWGCVLGGVVTYLGGARNPLAAGILNEMTGMNISFTRWWLGASTPIYVIISLIIFHFKRKIASETESGRIPKAFENRSNYRLKKITFNEIKAASILILTIFLWIFYNEELGISNIALLSASLYFVLNVAKWDEINREINWGVLFMYGGSIAIGSALNSVGVLKWFVDNYLINLNLSKDGFIILLIIISIFMTELISNTAVIVILLPVAINLGTKLGISPSLVTMGVALPSGLSYVFPISSPVVAMIYSTEQLELKRLLKSGFILKIISIVVIYIFIKFYFPFVGI from the coding sequence ATGGAAAACAGATTTAAAATAGATAGGAGGCCCATCCCTCTCCTTTTTCTCATAGAATACAGAAATGCCTTTATGCTTTTGACTATACTTGGAACCTTTTTTTATTACATAAATAGGGATATACCAGTAAATGAACTCCCGCTTCCAGGGTACCGAGCCATGATCATATTTTTTCTGGCAGTTACACTGTGGACACTGAACATTATACCAGTTGTGATAACCTCGCTTCTGATAATGGGACTATTGTCAGTCTATAATGTTTTAGACAGCAAAACAATCTACTCCTTTTTCGGAAATAGTTCCGTATTTTTTATACTGGGATCATTCATTATCTCAGCTGGAGTAAAGGTATCAGGTCTGAGTAAAAGAATTGCATTTGCCGTCCTTTCACGATATGGTAATACACCTTTTAAGCTTGTGATCTCTATATTTCTATTATCAGCAACGATGTCTCATATAATGCCAGAGCATGCAGTGGCAGCTCTAATGCTTCCCATTGTCGGTGATATCAATAAAAGTTTTGATAAAAAAACAATATTTAACCAATATATGTACTTTTCAATATTCTGGGGATGTGTATTAGGAGGGGTTGTGACCTATCTAGGAGGAGCAAGAAATCCTTTGGCAGCAGGTATTTTAAATGAGATGACAGGCATGAATATCAGCTTTACCAGGTGGTGGTTAGGGGCATCGACGCCAATTTACGTGATAATTTCACTTATTATTTTTCACTTTAAAAGAAAAATAGCCTCAGAAACAGAAAGCGGCAGGATACCGAAAGCCTTTGAAAACAGAAGCAATTACAGGCTGAAGAAAATAACCTTTAACGAGATAAAGGCAGCCTCTATACTCATACTAACTATATTTTTATGGATATTTTATAACGAAGAATTGGGGATATCCAATATAGCCCTCTTAAGTGCCTCCCTGTATTTTGTCCTAAATGTGGCAAAATGGGATGAGATAAACAGAGAAATAAACTGGGGTGTGCTTTTCATGTATGGAGGATCCATAGCAATCGGTTCTGCCCTCAACAGTGTGGGGGTGCTTAAATGGTTTGTAGATAATTATCTCATAAATTTAAACCTCTCAAAAGATGGTTTTATAATTCTCCTCATAATAATCAGCATCTTTATGACCGAGCTAATATCAAATACGGCGGTCATAGTGATACTCTTACCTGTGGCTATAAATCTAGGTACAAAACTGGGAATAAGTCCATCACTTGTAACTATGGGGGTGGCTCTTCCTTCGGGACTCTCATACGTCTTCCCGATAAGCAGTCCAGTGGTGGCAATGATCTATTCCACAGAGCAGTTGGAGCTCAAAAGGCTTCTAAAAAGCGGATTTATACTGAAAATTATATCCATAGTTGTAATCTACATATTTATCAAATTTTATTTTCCATTTGTGGGAATATAA
- the cysC gene encoding adenylyl-sulfate kinase: MSKNIIWSENLISRKDRESMLGQKGVIIWMTGLSGSGKSTIAKSLEKKLHENSKLAYILDGDNIRHGLNSDLGFSKDNRVENLRRITEVGKLFLDLGVITIVSFISPYLEDRERIRAEFASDEFIEVYVKCSLEECERRDVKGLYKKARKGEVKNFTGIDSEYEAPVNPELVLNTESIGIEALSDKVLDYLITLWEG, translated from the coding sequence ATGTCTAAAAACATCATATGGAGTGAAAATCTTATAAGCAGAAAGGATAGGGAAAGCATGCTTGGGCAGAAGGGAGTCATTATTTGGATGACTGGGCTCTCTGGGTCTGGGAAATCCACAATAGCCAAAAGTTTGGAAAAAAAACTCCATGAAAACAGTAAATTAGCCTATATATTAGACGGAGACAATATAAGGCACGGCCTCAATAGTGACCTGGGTTTTTCTAAAGATAATAGGGTGGAAAATCTAAGGAGGATCACAGAGGTTGGAAAGCTCTTTCTAGATCTAGGAGTGATAACAATAGTATCATTTATCTCCCCCTACCTAGAAGATAGAGAGAGGATAAGAGCTGAGTTTGCCTCTGATGAATTTATAGAGGTGTATGTAAAGTGCTCATTAGAAGAGTGCGAAAGAAGAGATGTAAAGGGACTCTACAAAAAAGCCAGGAAGGGTGAGGTAAAGAATTTTACCGGGATCGATTCAGAATATGAAGCTCCTGTAAATCCAGAACTTGTACTGAATACTGAAAGCATCGGTATAGAGGCCCTGAGTGATAAGGTTTTAGACTATCTGATAACTCTATGGGAAGGGTGA